From a single Sulfolobus sp. E5-1-F genomic region:
- a CDS encoding glycosyltransferase family 39 protein — translation MQLKWINFFFYLALVVLILVYTYETVITFSSINAYIGDEVWYPTAAYNMLKLVFHITPPPMTSIGYPNEQNIQTYINPEHPPLAKYIMAVFIYFMGYYSIAWRLASWILGDLMLIIGYFLGKKLVGNGILGNLAGILSALLIALDPNVWTLHGIALLEIYVSFFSLLSLYFLLNEKPLWASIALALAMLSKESAYVLIFPFLYYLGEISNSVKKRAIYGIGLPVLIYVLFSTPLIAYYGGVKAWLDATVIHSATWDITNGHITLTATSQISTPWDWFFNIHSFYLGYNLYADTNPYVLILWIITTPLAFIFRDSKLITTTMWAWTMWIGFVVVYLLGNHTLFSFYVTDFMPVVDVYVVVSLFKLVQKINILR, via the coding sequence ATGCAATTAAAATGGATAAACTTTTTCTTTTATTTGGCCTTGGTCGTGCTTATTTTAGTATATACTTATGAAACAGTAATTACGTTCTCATCCATTAATGCCTATATAGGAGATGAGGTATGGTACCCTACTGCTGCCTATAATATGTTAAAATTGGTTTTTCATATAACTCCTCCACCAATGACAAGTATAGGGTATCCCAATGAGCAGAATATTCAAACATATATTAACCCAGAGCATCCTCCTTTAGCTAAATACATAATGGCAGTTTTCATCTATTTTATGGGATACTATTCAATAGCCTGGAGATTGGCAAGTTGGATTCTAGGAGATTTGATGCTTATAATAGGTTATTTTCTTGGTAAAAAGTTAGTAGGGAATGGAATTTTAGGCAACCTTGCCGGAATACTTTCTGCTCTTCTCATTGCATTAGATCCTAATGTGTGGACTCTTCACGGGATAGCACTTCTTGAAATTTACGTATCCTTCTTTAGTCTACTATCTCTTTATTTTCTATTAAACGAGAAACCATTATGGGCTAGTATAGCGTTAGCACTAGCTATGCTGTCAAAGGAATCAGCTTATGTTTTAATATTTCCGTTTCTTTACTACTTAGGGGAAATCTCAAATAGTGTCAAGAAAAGGGCAATCTATGGTATTGGATTACCAGTTTTAATTTACGTTCTGTTCTCTACCCCGTTGATAGCTTATTATGGTGGAGTTAAAGCATGGCTAGACGCTACTGTGATCCATAGCGCGACATGGGACATTACTAATGGTCATATCACGCTAACAGCAACTTCTCAAATTTCAACCCCGTGGGATTGGTTTTTTAATATTCATTCTTTCTACCTTGGTTACAACTTATATGCCGATACTAATCCTTATGTGTTAATACTATGGATAATCACGACTCCGCTCGCATTTATTTTCAGAGATAGTAAGCTGATAACCACTACAATGTGGGCCTGGACTATGTGGATAGGATTTGTAGTCGTATACCTCCTAGGGAATCACACTCTATTTAGTTTTTACGTAACGGATTTTATGCCAGTAGTTGATGTATACGTAGTTGTGTCACTATTTAAACTAGTCCAAAAGATAAATATTCTAAGGTAA
- a CDS encoding APC family permease, translated as MSTSSLSKAQQSQEPKRHLGFIDIVFLSMGSQAPFLSILTYGVEAFIIAGFLAPIAIILGTLLVLLNGFVVYELSKRFTKAGGYYTYAFYSLTKRLGFETGWLYVLYSTTYGVAYIFGTTYIIYHVLGVNPWIVGLGLLSVASLFAIMGIKISTKYAILTSLLEISIMTILAIVFLSSTGYHLYNPSSFHVSLGTLAYAILFGSSIPTGYGAITPVSGEAKDAKKTISRAIITVILLGGLLAAFDIYAIGDHLLFYKISASRADILHLIENRFGLITFIFVLFAAINDGILGSLGFIIATSRTIFAMSYTNLLPKVFSKFESYKGPTNAVILSVILYFVTSLFGLYFINNPFVAFGVLGTIALFSSLFVHVAANFSLIKISIKKFRKRLFQIIIGIAAVIFSVFELVNSISSASPIEVYIFMSFIIIGFLTAETLSMIEEENEQEE; from the coding sequence ATGAGTACTTCGTCACTCAGTAAAGCTCAACAGAGTCAAGAACCAAAAAGACACTTAGGCTTTATTGATATCGTTTTTCTTTCAATGGGTTCCCAAGCGCCCTTTCTGAGCATTCTAACATATGGCGTAGAAGCGTTTATTATTGCCGGTTTCTTAGCTCCAATAGCTATTATTTTAGGTACTTTATTAGTCCTATTAAATGGATTTGTAGTTTATGAGCTTTCAAAAAGATTTACCAAAGCAGGTGGTTATTATACATACGCATTCTATTCTTTAACTAAGCGTTTAGGTTTCGAGACTGGATGGCTCTATGTATTGTATTCAACTACGTATGGTGTTGCGTACATTTTTGGAACTACGTACATAATCTATCACGTTTTGGGTGTAAATCCATGGATAGTAGGGCTAGGTCTATTATCGGTTGCGTCCTTGTTTGCTATAATGGGTATAAAGATTAGTACAAAATACGCTATTTTAACAAGCTTGTTAGAAATAAGTATTATGACTATTCTTGCAATAGTGTTTTTAAGTTCTACTGGATATCACTTGTATAATCCATCATCCTTTCATGTAAGCCTAGGAACTTTAGCATATGCCATCCTATTCGGTTCCAGTATACCCACTGGGTATGGAGCAATAACGCCAGTTTCTGGTGAAGCTAAAGACGCTAAAAAGACAATTAGCAGAGCCATTATAACAGTTATTTTACTAGGAGGATTGCTAGCTGCATTCGATATTTACGCAATAGGTGATCATTTACTATTCTATAAGATTTCTGCAAGTAGAGCTGATATTTTGCATCTAATAGAAAATAGGTTTGGTCTTATCACGTTTATATTTGTTTTATTTGCAGCTATAAATGATGGTATCTTAGGTAGTTTAGGCTTTATAATAGCAACATCTAGGACAATCTTCGCAATGTCTTATACTAATCTCTTACCTAAAGTTTTCAGCAAATTTGAAAGTTACAAAGGTCCTACTAACGCAGTGATATTGTCAGTCATATTATACTTTGTGACTTCACTTTTTGGTCTGTACTTCATAAATAATCCATTTGTTGCATTTGGAGTCTTAGGAACTATAGCGTTGTTTTCAAGTCTATTTGTACATGTAGCAGCTAATTTCTCATTAATAAAAATTTCAATAAAGAAGTTCAGAAAGAGATTGTTCCAAATCATCATTGGAATTGCTGCTGTAATATTTAGCGTATTTGAGCTAGTAAATTCTATATCTTCTGCGTCTCCTATAGAAGTATATATCTTTATGTCATTCATTATAATAGGTTTTCTAACAGCTGAGACGTTAAGTATGATAGAAGAGGAAAATGAGCAAGAAGAATAG
- a CDS encoding class I fructose-bisphosphate aldolase, producing MLGSEIRMAKLFEKGRAFVVALDHGLVMGPLKGIENPIEVVAKIAKNGPDALQMTPAMVKLVKENFFSRGSPMLIARLDTANVWRQKYKVYNEGYYANIYTVKDAINIGADAVVTYLVVGYGSDTVEGYNLSALASLRKEANDYGIPFIVEPLYVTKDNPDSVKELDLVKYVSRLASEIGADILKVDYTGNKESFRQVVNVAFSPILIRGGPKTNTTEEFLKMLRDALEAGAKGVTVGRNLWQADEPDKLAKAISKVVHENVDIGEALKILK from the coding sequence ATGCTTGGTTCAGAAATTCGAATGGCCAAATTATTCGAAAAAGGTAGAGCTTTTGTTGTAGCATTGGATCACGGATTGGTTATGGGGCCATTAAAGGGAATAGAAAATCCTATTGAAGTCGTTGCAAAAATTGCTAAAAATGGTCCAGATGCCTTGCAAATGACTCCGGCAATGGTTAAACTTGTTAAGGAGAATTTTTTCTCAAGAGGTTCGCCTATGCTAATTGCTAGATTAGATACTGCGAATGTCTGGAGACAAAAATACAAAGTCTATAATGAAGGTTATTATGCGAATATTTACACAGTAAAGGACGCAATTAATATTGGGGCAGATGCTGTAGTGACGTATCTAGTAGTTGGCTATGGTAGCGATACAGTTGAGGGGTATAATTTGAGTGCCTTAGCTTCCTTAAGGAAAGAAGCAAATGATTATGGGATACCGTTTATCGTAGAACCATTATATGTTACAAAAGATAATCCAGATTCAGTAAAAGAACTAGACCTCGTAAAGTATGTGAGTAGATTAGCGTCTGAAATAGGAGCTGATATCCTAAAGGTTGACTACACGGGAAATAAGGAATCATTTAGACAAGTCGTTAACGTAGCGTTTAGCCCAATCCTAATTAGGGGAGGCCCAAAAACTAACACAACGGAGGAATTCTTAAAGATGTTGCGAGACGCTTTAGAGGCTGGAGCTAAGGGTGTAACTGTGGGTAGAAATTTATGGCAAGCAGATGAACCAGACAAGTTAGCCAAAGCAATATCGAAGGTTGTTCATGAAAATGTAGATATTGGAGAAGCTTTAAAAATTTTAAAGTAA